The genomic segment CTGTAGTGGTCTCAGAGCCTTCAGCAGAGACTGTGGTGGTCTCAGAGCCTGTGGTAGAAACTGTAGTGGTCTCAGAGCCTTCAGTAGAGGCTGTGGTGGTCTCAGAGCCTTCAGTAGAGGTGGCGGTTGTCTCAGAGCCTGCAGTAGAGGCTGTGGTGGTCTCAGAGCCTGTGTTATAGATTGTTGGAGTCTCAGAGCCTGTGGTAGTGACTGTAGTGTTCTCAGAGCCTTCAGTAGAGGCTGTGGTGGTCTCAGAGCCTGTGGTAGAGACTGTAGTGGCATCAGAGCCTTCAGTAGAGGTGGTGGTGGTCTCAGAGCCTGCTGTAGAGGCTGGGATGGTCTCAAAGCCTGGAGTGGAGACTGTGGTGGTCTCAGACCCTGTGGTAGAGGCTATGGTGGTCTTAGAGTTTTCGGTGAAGACTGTGGTCATTTTAGAGCTTGCAGTGGAGACCTTGGTGGTCTCAGAGCCTATGGTAGAGGCCATAATGGTCTCAGAGCCCATGGTGGATGCCATAGTGGTCTCAGAGCTTGTAGTAGAGGATGTGGTGGTCTCAGAGCCTCTAGTAGAGGTTGAGGTGGTCTCGGAGCCTTCAGTAGAGGCTGTGGTGGTCTCGGAGCCTGTGATGGAGACTGTAGTTATCTCAGAGCCTTCAGTAGAAGTGGTAGTGTTCTCTGAGCCAATGATAGAAACTTTAGTGGTCTCAGAGCCTGTGATGGAGACTGTAGTCATCTCAGAGCTTTCAGTAGAAGTGGTAGTGGTCTCTGAGCCAGTGATAGAAACTTTAGTGGTCTCAGAGCCTGTGGTGGAGAGTGTAGTGGTCTCAGAGCCTTCAGTAGAGACTGTGGTGGTCTCAGAGCCTGTGGCAGATACTGTAGTAGTCTCAGAGCCTTCAGTAGAGGTGATGGTAGTCTCAGAGCCTGTGGTAGAGACCATGGTGGTCTCCAAGCCTGTGGTGGAGACTGTAGTGGTCTCAGAGCCTTCAGTAGAGGCTGTGGTGGTTTCAGAGCTTGCAGTAGAGGCCATGGTGCTCTCAAAATCTGCAGTCGATGCCGTGGTGTTCTCAGAATCTGCAGTAGAGACTGTGGTGGTCTCAGAGCctgcagtggaggctgcagtggtcCCAGAACCTTCAGTAGAGGCTGTGGTGGTCTCAGCACCTGTGGTGGAGACTATAGTCATCTCAGAGCCTTCAATGGTAGTGATAGTGGGCTCCAAGCCTGTGGTTGAAACTGTAGTGGTCTCAGAGCCTGTGGTAGAGACTGTGGTGGTCTCAGAGCCtgtggcagaggctgtggtggtCTCAGAGCCTGTGGTAGAGACTGTGGTGGTCTCAGAGCCTGTGGCAGAGACTGTAGTGGTCTCAGAGCCTTCAGTAGAGGCTGTGGTGGTCTCAGAGCTTGTGGTAGAATCTGTGGTGGTCTCAGAGCCCatggtggaggctgtggtggtcTCAGGGCTGGTATTAAAGTCTGTGGTGGTCCCAGAGCCTGTGGTAGAGGCTGTGGTGGCCTGAGAGCCTTCAGCAGAGACTGTGGTCATCTCAGAGCTTGCAGTGGAAACTTTGGTGGTCTCAGGGCCTATGGTAGAGGCCATAGTGGTCTCAGAGCCCATGGTGGATGTCATAGTGGTCTCAGAGCCTGTAGTAGAGGCTGTGGTTGTCTCAAACCCTGTAGTAGAGGCTGTGGTTGTCTCAAACCCTGTAGTAGAGGCTGAGGTACTCTCAGAATCTTCAGTAGATGCTATGTTGGTTTCAGAATCTTTagtagaggctgcagtggtcTCAGAGCCtgcagtagaggctgcagtggtcTCAGAGCCTGCAATGGAGACTGTGGTCTCAGAGCCTGCAGCTGAGACTGTGGTGGTCTCAGAGCCCatgatggaggctgcagtggtcTCAGAATGTGCAGTAGAGGCTGTTGTGGTCTCAGAGTCTGCAGTAGAGGCTGTGGTGGTCTCAGAGCCTATGGTAGAGACTACAGTGGTCTCAAAGTTTATGGTGGATGCCATGGTTGTCTCAGAGCCCATGGTAGAGGCTGTGATGGTCTCTGAGCCTGCAGTGAAGACTGTGGTCATCTCAGAGCTTGCATTGGAGACCTTGGTGGTCTCAGAGCCTgtggtagaggctgcagtggtcTCAGAGCTCATGATGGATGCCATGGTGGTCTCAGAGCCTGTagtagaggctgcagtggtcTCAGAATCTGCAGTAGCGGCTGTGGTGGTCTCAGAGCCTGTGGTAGAAGCCATGGTGGTTCCAGAGCCTAAAGTTGAGACTGTGGTGGTCTCAGAGCCTGAAGTAGAGGTTATGGTGGTCTCAGAGCCCATGGTGGAGACTGTGGTGGTCTCAGAGCCTGCAGCAGAAGTTGTGGTGGTCTCAGAGCCCACGGTGGAGACTGCGGTGGTCTCAGAGCTTGCAGTAGAGTTTGTGGTGATCTCTGAGCCCATGGTGGAGACCATGGTGGTCTCAGTGCCTGTGGTAGAGACTGTAGTGGTCTCAGAGCCTGCAGTGAAGATGGTGGTTGTCTCAGAGCCTGTACTAGAGACTGTGGTAGTCTCAGATCCTGctgtggaggtggtggtgatctCAGAACCTGAAATAGAGACTGTGGTGGTCTGAGAGcctgtgggggtggaggtggtggtcTCAGAACCTGCTGTAGAGGCTGTAGTGGTCTCAGAGGCTTTAATAGGGACTGTAGTGGTCTCAGAGCCTGTGGTAGAGGCTGTGGTGGTGTTAGAGCCTACAGTGGAGGCCATAGTGGTCTCAGAGCTCATGCTGGATGCCGTGATCACCTTGGAGTCTGCAGTTGAGGTTGTGGTGGCCTCAGAGCCTGccatggaggtggaggaggtggtctCAGAACCTGCAGTAGATGCTGTGGTGGTTTCAGAGCCTGTGATAGAGACTTTAGTGGCCCCAGGACCTgcagtggaggtggtggtggtctCAGAGCCTGTGGTAGAGACGGTGGCGGTCTCAGAACTTGTGGTGGAGGCCATGGTGGTTTCAGAAGTTATGGTGGAGGCCATCGTTGTCTCAGAGCCAGCAGTGGAGGCTGTGCTGGAGGCCATGGTAGTCTCAGGGACTGTAGTGGAGGCTATAGTAGAGGATGTTGTGGTCTCAGAGACTGCGGTGGAGGCCACGATAGTTTCAGAGCCTGCAGTGGAGGCTGTGGTTGTGTCAGAGCCTGTGGTGAAGGTCCTAGTGGAGGCTCTAGTAGTCCCTGAGTCTGTGGTGGAGGCCGTGTTGGTCTCAGAGCCTGTGGTAGAGTCTGTGGTGATCTTAGAGCCTGCAGTTAAGGCGATAGTAGAGGCCATGGTGGAGGCCGTGCTGGTCTCAGAGCCTGTGATGGAGGCTGTGGTGGTGTCAGAGCCTTTTGTGAAGTCTGTGGTATTCTCAGAGCCTGAGGTGGAGGATAAATAAGGTGGGGAATGGATTAAGGATGAATTTGCAGGTTTAGTATAGCATTACTTTAACATATACTCAGTACTgcttgctcatttatttattcagatatTGAGGGCTTAATATGTACCTGGAATTTTACTAAACTCTGGGCATACTCCTGTTAGCAAAAGAGATATGGGCTTATAATTTAGTAAAGAAGAgagatacaaaataaaaacatataaatacacattGGCTCAGGTGCTGTTAAAGAAAGCAGTGGTGCTGCTTTAGGTACTAGAGTCAGAAAAGGTCTGTCTGAGGAACTGACATATGAACTGAGATCTGAAGGATAAGAAGGCAgccatttgggccaggcgcggtggctcgtgctgtaatcccagcactttgggaggccaaggcgggcggatcacctgaggtcgggaattcgataccagcctgaccaacgtgggaaaaccccatctctactaaaaatacaaaattagccgggcatggtggcgcatgcctgtaatcccagctactcgggaggctgaggcaggataatcacttgaacccgggaggcggaggttgcagtgagccaagattgtgccattgcactccagcctgggcaacaagaccaaaactccatatcaaaaacaaacaaacaaacaaaaaaaagtcagtcTCTGGGAGGTAAagtcttccagtttttgcttGTCTAGAAAAGccttcatttcatcttcatattgaaaatatttttactccGTGTAATTCTAGGTTGAAAGAGTATTTTTTGTTTCAGTATTTTAATGATGTTGCTTCTTGAGCTTCTGGTTGTCACAGTTTCTCACAGGAAGTCAGTTATCATGCTTGTCTTTGCTCCTCTCTATATAATGTGTCTTTTCGTTTCTAGCTGGTTCTAGGATTTCCCATTTATCACTGGTTTTTAGTTATTTGATTACATTGTACTTtggtatgattttttaaagtttattttgcttgaTATTTGTTGAGGTCTTGGGATCTGtgagtttatagttttcatcaaatttaattttttcagctaccatttctttaaatattttttcggTTCCTTTCCTGGAACTTCAATTACACTTATTGTAGACAAAATATTGTCTCACAAAATCACTGgtattctattcatttattttcagccCATACTCCCTCCACCCCATACTCCCTCGTACCCTCACAAGATTCTGACAACACATGCCAGGCTGCCACTCTGTGGAGAAGTCCACTTCACCCAATTtagtttgtttcctttctttcttttttcttttttttttttttgagatgaagtcttgctccgtcactcaggctggagtgcagtggtgtgatctcagctcactgcaacttccacctcctgggctcaagggattctcctgcctcagcctcctgagtagctggaaatacaggcgtgcaccaccatgcccggctaatttttgtatttttagtaaaaacagagtttcaccatgttggccaggctggcctctaactcctgacctcaggtgatctgcccacctcagcctcccaaagtgctgggattacaggtgtgagccaccgcacccggccccagtTTAGTTTCTTATATCCTTCTCTCGGCCACTGCTGTCTCCCCTTCTGTCCAACCCTGATATCTGCTTTCCTCTGCCTCACCTGATGATCTGGGGCTTAATCAttcagaaagggaagagaaagtagaaaacaaaactgatttatgtttttaaaaaatcacactcAGCATGCTGTGTGAAAACTGGCATGTAGGAGGGCAAGAGTGATAACAGAAAATTGGTTAAGAGTAGTAATCATTGCTTGGACTAGGATGGTAGCCGGGAAGATACATTTCAGTGGATGAATACAAGCtatgttttgaaattaggaaaggaaaggaagtcaaGAACAACTTCTGGCTTTGGGGCTTACACAGAGAGTtggaaatttgttttatttatctgaacGAATAGGGATGAAGTGGAGGTTGGAAATATTAGAGATTTTGAACTTTTTGTGCCCATTAGATATCCAGGAGACTGTTTGTTGGCAGTTAGAAACCTGCACTTAGTTCTCAGAggagaaatcaaaacaaaagataTAAAACTGGAGGTTATTTAAATATGCATGGTATTTAAAGCCTTGAGGCTGACTGAGATCATTTGTCTGGGAGGGTATAGTTGGAGAAGTGGGCGCTAGACCAAGCTCTGGCTGCTGCGTCATTCAGATAGAGAAGGAGAGGCGAATGAATGAGACTGAGAAGGAGCATCCAGTAAGATAGAAGGAAAACTCTAAAAAGTGAATCAAGGCAGTCAAGAGAATAGAGAGGCTCTAGAAAAATATGGTAGTTAGCTGAATTGATTTTTGCAGAGAGATCAAGTAAGATATGGCCTGGGCCACGTCCACTAGATTCAGAGACAATATGGAAGTGAGTGTTTAGTTTATTGAAAACAGATTTTCATGATGGGATAGCCCCCAATTGGAatgaataaaagtataaataagtatatatcGAGGCTTACGGATTTCACAGAAGAATAAAAAgtagagaaataataaaagacataCCTCCACAAGGACAAAGGATGGAGAGATGACAACAGCAGAGgagataaatgtttttttttaaagataatagcAGAAGGATGAGTGGTAACTCTCCAAAGGGAAAGCTTCAACATACAGGCCTCCACTGGGGGTGAGAGTAAGTCAACTACTGGTAAATTATTAATTCTATGGAATCCTGGAAAGATTCAGGAGTTGCAGCCAGGTTCCTCTGAAGCTTTGGGTGTGGCATGTGACTAAATACAGGAAAGATGGTTGAAATACAACGTAGCTAGGGACTGTCTCTCAGCTCCAGATCCCTCCTTCCACTCAAGGAATTGGATGACTACACCTCTCTCCCTTACAACAGCTTAGGATTTTATCTCTGGAGATATTGAAACCAAAGAAATTCTAGACCAGTGATCTCAGGCACTGCTGAGGGCAGAAGTGAGTTTTACTAAAACTGTGCAATTAAGGAAATGCTTACACCCTGAACTGTAAAACCCTCATTACCTCTTCCCTTACTCAGCTTCCAGCACTTCCGCAGCTATGCTAGTATGCTCTAGACAGGATCTGGAGAATTCTTCTTGTGGAAAGAAATTAGACAACACTAGATACTGAAATTTCAAGGATCTTCCCAATCAAAACTGCCACGTCTCTGCTAAGTTACCCTAAAGCTAAGTTCGCCAGCTGACAGGCCCTACCCCTGCACACAAGCTTCCAGGCATCATATTGTTGCCTCACTTTCAAATGCAAAGGACATTCTGGGATTACCAGATATTTGAGGAAAATCTCTAGCTTGAAATATAGAGACCAAAACAAATATCCCTATGAAGCAAAGTCAGAGAGAACTGAGACAGTGCAAATAGCAAAACCAACTTCAAATGTCCTCAGCAATATAAGAGAAAGTATAGCACCACAAGGTCAGTAATCTAAATAATATTCAGCTAACTACCACATTTTTCTAGAGCCTCTCTATTCTCTTGACTTCCTTGATTCACTTTTTAGAGTTTTCTTTCTACCTTACTGGATGCTCCTTCATGGGAAggagtgaaaacaaacaaacaaacaacaacaacaacaaacaaataaaagatgccattttaaaaatgattgtaaacaaaaaaagatctctttgaaattttaaaaaaaccctcaaaattcACTAGAAGGATTTGAAGACTTTAGAAGCTGAGGAAATCtccccaaaagaaaaataaaatgacagaattggaagacagaagaagaaatacaagaaaattagtgTCAGTCCAGGA from the Macaca mulatta isolate MMU2019108-1 chromosome 4, T2T-MMU8v2.0, whole genome shotgun sequence genome contains:
- the MUC22 gene encoding mucin-22 isoform X2 — protein: MRRGNISPAFWFLWLLLFGLLGPSSENTTDFTKGSDTTTASITGSETSTASTMASTIALTAGSKITTDSTTGSETNTASTTDSGTTRASTRTFTTGSDTTTASTAGSETIVASTAVSETTTSSTIASTTVPETTMASSTASTAGSETTMASTITSETTMASTTSSETATVSTTGSETTTTSTAGPGATKVSITGSETTTASTAGSETTSSTSMAGSEATTTSTADSKVITASSMSSETTMASTVGSNTTTASTTGSETTTVPIKASETTTASTAGSETTTSTPTGSQTTTVSISGSEITTTSTAGSETTTVSSTGSETTTIFTAGSETTTVSTTGTETTMVSTMGSEITTNSTASSETTAVSTVGSETTTTSAAGSETTTVSTMGSETTITSTSGSETTTVSTLGSGTTMASTTGSETTTAATADSETTAASTTGSETTMASIMSSETTAASTTGSETTKVSNASSEMTTVFTAGSETITASTMGSETTMASTINFETTVVSTIGSETTTASTADSETTTASTAHSETTAASIMGSETTTVSAAGSETTVSIAGSETTAASTAGSETTAASTKDSETNIASTEDSESTSASTTGFETTTASTTGFETTTASTTGSETTMTSTMGSETTMASTIGPETTKVSTASSEMTTVSAEGSQATTASTTGSGTTTDFNTSPETTTASTMGSETTTDSTTSSETTTASTEGSETTTVSATGSETTTVSTTGSETTTASATGSETTTVSTTGSETTTVSTTGLEPTITTIEGSEMTIVSTTGAETTTASTEGSGTTAASTAGSETTTVSTADSENTTASTADFESTMASTASSETTTASTEGSETTTVSTTGLETTMVSTTGSETTITSTEGSETTTVSATGSETTTVSTEGSETTTLSTTGSETTKVSITGSETTTTSTESSEMTTVSITGSETTKVSIIGSENTTTSTEGSEITTVSITGSETTTASTEGSETTSTSTRGSETTTSSTTSSETTMASTMGSETIMASTIGSETTKVSTASSKMTTVFTENSKTTIASTTGSETTTVSTPGFETIPASTAGSETTTTSTEGSDATTVSTTGSETTTASTEGSENTTVTTTGSETPTIYNTGSETTTASTAGSETTATSTEGSETTTASTEGSETTTVSTTGSETTTVSAEGSETTTVTTVGSETTTASTAGSETITDSTTGSETTTASTEGSETTTVSTKGLETTMVSTTGSETTITPTEGSETTTVTTAGSESTTVYITGSETTTTSTEGSETTTVSTMGSETTTASPAGLETTTVSTTGSGTTTASTAGSETTTVYTTGSETTTTSTEGSETTTVSTTGSVMTTISTTVSETTMVSTIGSETTTSSTAGSDATTTSTEGSETTMASTAGSEINTACTTGSETSTSSSAGSETNTAFIIGSETTIASTASFEPTATSLTGSETTTVSITASGATAASITVSATTFVSTKATDVSIQPITNTAMSGTKTTGTRPTASSSVTMTSGMDSTASAASHIVPGIVPNTSGLDTSTRGASSTTSAPGVRTTTGSTREPTSSTSQETGPVSMGTNTVSMSHTPTNVIKPSGYLQPWAIILISLAAVVAGVGLAVGLSFCLRDLFFPLRNCVYYPHGHSHGLGLDLDLGLGSGTFHSLGNALVHGGELEKGHGGTCGFGHGVAHGLSHIHGDGYGVNHGGHHGHEGGH
- the MUC22 gene encoding mucin-22 isoform X4: MRRGNISPAFWFLWLLLFGLLGPSSENTTDFTKGSDTTTASITGSETSTASTMASTIALTAGSKITTDSTTGSETNTASTTDSGTTRASTRTFTTGSDTTTASTAGSETIVASTAVSETTTSSTIASTTVPETTMASSTASTAGSETTMASTITSETTMASTTSSETATVSTTGSETTTTSTAGPGATKVSITGSETTTASTAGSETTSSTSMAGSEATTTSTADSKVITASSMSSETTMASTVGSNTTTASTTGSETTTVPIKASETTTASTAGSETTTSTPTGSQTTTVSISGSEITTTSTAGSETTTVSSTGSETTTIFTAGSETTTVSTTGTETTMVSTMGSEITTNSTASSETTAVSTVGSETTTTSAAGSETTTVSTMGSETTITSTSGSETTTVSTLGSGTTMASTTGSETTTAATADSETTAASTTGSETTMASIMSSETTAASTTGSETTKVSNASSEMTTVFTAGSETITASTMGSETTMASTINFETTVVSTIGSETTTASTADSETTTASTAHSETTAASIMGSETTTVSAAGSETTVSIAGSETTAASTAGSETTAASTKDSETNIASTEDSESTSASTTGFETTTASTTGFETTTASTTGSETTMTSTMGSETTMASTIGPETTKVSTASSEMTTVSAEGSQATTASTTGSGTTTDFNTSPETTTASTMGSETTTDSTTSSETTTASTEGSETTTVSATGSETTTVSTTGSETTTASATGSETTTVSTTGSETTTVSTTGLEPTITTIEGSEMTIVSTTGAETTTASTEGSGTTAASTAGSETTTVSTADSENTTASTADFESTMASTASSETTTASTEGSETTTVSTTGLETTMVSTTGSETTITSTEGSETTTVSATGSETTTVSTEGSETTTLSTTGSETTKVSITGSETTTTSTESSEMTTVSITGSEITTVSITGSETTTASTEGSETTSTSTRGSETTTSSTTSSETTMASTMGSETIMASTIGSETTKVSTASSKMTTVFTENSKTTIASTTGSETTTVSTPGFETIPASTAGSETTTTSTEGSDATTVSTTGSETTTASTEGSENTTVTTTGSETPTIYNTGSETTTASTAGSETTATSTEGSETTTASTEGSETTTVSTTGSETTTVSAEGSETTTVTTVGSETTTASTAGSETITDSTTGSETTTASTEGSETTTVSTKGLETTMVSTTGSETTITPTEGSETTTVTTAGSESTTVYITGSETTTTSTEGSETTTVSTMGSETTTASPAGLETTTVSTTGSGTTTASTAGSETTTVYTTGSETTTTSTEGSETTTVSTTGSETTTTSTTGSVMTTISTTVSETTMVSTIGSETTTSSTAGSDATTTSTEGSETTMASTAGSEINTACTTGSETSTSSSAGSETNTAFIIGSETTIASTASFEPTATSLTGSETTTVSITASGATAASITVSATTFVSTKATDVSIQPITNTAMSGTKTTGTRPTASSSVTMTSGMDSTASAASHIVPGIVPNTSGLDTSTRGASSTTSAPGVRTTTGSTREPTSSTSQETGPVSMGTNTVSMSHTPTNVIKPSGYLQPWAIILISLAAVVAGVGLAVGLSFCLRDLFFPLRNCVYYPHGHSHGLGLDLDLGLGSGTFHSLGNALVHGGELEKGHGGTCGFGHGVAHGLSHIHGDGYGVNHGGHHGHEGGH
- the MUC22 gene encoding mucin-22 isoform X1, with the translated sequence MRRGNISPAFWFLWLLLFGLLGPSSENTTDFTKGSDTTTASITGSETSTASTMASTIALTAGSKITTDSTTGSETNTASTTDSGTTRASTRTFTTGSDTTTASTAGSETIVASTAVSETTTSSTIASTTVPETTMASSTASTAGSETTMASTITSETTMASTTSSETATVSTTGSETTTTSTAGPGATKVSITGSETTTASTAGSETTSSTSMAGSEATTTSTADSKVITASSMSSETTMASTVGSNTTTASTTGSETTTVPIKASETTTASTAGSETTTSTPTGSQTTTVSISGSEITTTSTAGSETTTVSSTGSETTTIFTAGSETTTVSTTGTETTMVSTMGSEITTNSTASSETTAVSTVGSETTTTSAAGSETTTVSTMGSETTITSTSGSETTTVSTLGSGTTMASTTGSETTTAATADSETTAASTTGSETTMASIMSSETTAASTTGSETTKVSNASSEMTTVFTAGSETITASTMGSETTMASTINFETTVVSTIGSETTTASTADSETTTASTAHSETTAASIMGSETTTVSAAGSETTVSIAGSETTAASTAGSETTAASTKDSETNIASTEDSESTSASTTGFETTTASTTGFETTTASTTGSETTMTSTMGSETTMASTIGPETTKVSTASSEMTTVSAEGSQATTASTTGSGTTTDFNTSPETTTASTMGSETTTDSTTSSETTTASTEGSETTTVSATGSETTTVSTTGSETTTASATGSETTTVSTTGSETTTVSTTGLEPTITTIEGSEMTIVSTTGAETTTASTEGSGTTAASTAGSETTTVSTADSENTTASTADFESTMASTASSETTTASTEGSETTTVSTTGLETTMVSTTGSETTITSTEGSETTTVSATGSETTTVSTEGSETTTLSTTGSETTKVSITGSETTTTSTESSEMTTVSITGSETTKVSIIGSENTTTSTEGSEITTVSITGSETTTASTEGSETTSTSTRGSETTTSSTTSSETTMASTMGSETIMASTIGSETTKVSTASSKMTTVFTENSKTTIASTTGSETTTVSTPGFETIPASTAGSETTTTSTEGSDATTVSTTGSETTTASTEGSENTTVTTTGSETPTIYNTGSETTTASTAGSETTATSTEGSETTTASTEGSETTTVSTTGSETTTVSAEGSETTTVTTVGSETTTASTAGSETITDSTTGSETTTASTEGSETTTVSTKGLETTMVSTTGSETTITPTEGSETTTVTTAGSESTTVYITGSETTTTSTEGSETTTVSTMGSETTTASPAGLETTTVSTTGSGTTTASTAGSETTTVYTTGSETTTTSTEGSETTTVSTTGSETTTTSTTGSVMTTISTTVSETTMVSTIGSETTTSSTAGSDATTTSTEGSETTMASTAGSEINTACTTGSETSTSSSAGSETNTAFIIGSETTIASTASFEPTATSLTGSETTTVSITASGATAASITVSATTFVSTKATDVSIQPITNTAMSGTKTTGTRPTASSSVTMTSGMDSTASAASHIVPGIVPNTSGLDTSTRGASSTTSAPGVRTTTGSTREPTSSTSQETGPVSMGTNTVSMSHTPTNVIKPSGYLQPWAIILISLAAVVAGVGLAVGLSFCLRDLFFPLRNCVYYPHGHSHGLGLDLDLGLGSGTFHSLGNALVHGGELEKGHGGTCGFGHGVAHGLSHIHGDGYGVNHGGHHGHEGGH
- the MUC22 gene encoding mucin-22 isoform X3, whose amino-acid sequence is MRRGNISPAFWFLWLLLFGLLGPSSENTTDFTKGSDTTTASITGSETSTASTMASTIALTAGSKITTDSTTGSETNTASTTDSGTTRASTRTFTTGSDTTTASTAGSETIVASTAVSETTTSSTIASTTVPETTMASSTASTAGSETTMASTITSETTMASTTSSETATVSTTGSETTTTSTAGPGATKVSITGSETTTASTAGSETTSSTSMAGSEATTTSTADSKVITASSMSSETTMASTVGSNTTTASTTGSETTTVPIKASETTTASTAGSETTTSTPTGSQTTTVSISGSEITTTSTAGSETTTVSSTGSETTTIFTAGSETTTVSTTGTETTMVSTMGSEITTNSTASSETTAVSTVGSETTTTSAAGSETTTVSTMGSETTITSTSGSETTTVSTLGSGTTMASTTGSETTTAATADSETTAASTTGSETTMASIMSSETTAASTTGSETTKVSNASSEMTTVFTAGSETITASTMGSETTMASTINFETTVVSTIGSETTTASTADSETTTASTAHSETTAASIMGSETTTVSAAGSETTVSIAGSETTAASTAGSETTAASTKDSETNIASTEDSESTSASTTGFETTTASTTGFETTTASTTGSETTMTSTMGSETTMASTIGPETTKVSTASSEMTTVSAEGSQATTASTTGSGTTTDFNTSPETTTASTMGSETTTDSTTSSETTTASTEGSETTTVSATGSETTTVSTTGSETTTVSTTGLEPTITTIEGSEMTIVSTTGAETTTASTEGSGTTAASTAGSETTTVSTADSENTTASTADFESTMASTASSETTTASTEGSETTTVSTTGLETTMVSTTGSETTITSTEGSETTTVSATGSETTTVSTEGSETTTLSTTGSETTKVSITGSETTTTSTESSEMTTVSITGSETTKVSIIGSENTTTSTEGSEITTVSITGSETTTASTEGSETTSTSTRGSETTTSSTTSSETTMASTMGSETIMASTIGSETTKVSTASSKMTTVFTENSKTTIASTTGSETTTVSTPGFETIPASTAGSETTTTSTEGSDATTVSTTGSETTTASTEGSENTTVTTTGSETPTIYNTGSETTTASTAGSETTATSTEGSETTTASTEGSETTTVSTTGSETTTVSAEGSETTTVTTVGSETTTASTAGSETITDSTTGSETTTASTEGSETTTVSTKGLETTMVSTTGSETTITPTEGSETTTVTTAGSESTTVYITGSETTTTSTEGSETTTVSTMGSETTTASPAGLETTTVSTTGSGTTTASTAGSETTTVYTTGSETTTTSTEGSETTTVSTTGSETTTTSTTGSVMTTISTTVSETTMVSTIGSETTTSSTAGSDATTTSTEGSETTMASTAGSEINTACTTGSETSTSSSAGSETNTAFIIGSETTIASTASFEPTATSLTGSETTTVSITASGATAASITVSATTFVSTKATDVSIQPITNTAMSGTKTTGTRPTASSSVTMTSGMDSTASAASHIVPGIVPNTSGLDTSTRGASSTTSAPGVRTTTGSTREPTSSTSQETGPVSMGTNTVSMSHTPTNVIKPSGYLQPWAIILISLAAVVAGVGLAVGLSFCLRDLFFPLRNCVYYPHGHSHGLGLDLDLGLGSGTFHSLGNALVHGGELEKGHGGTCGFGHGVAHGLSHIHGDGYGVNHGGHHGHEGGH